The following coding sequences lie in one Vibrio splendidus genomic window:
- a CDS encoding malate synthase, with translation MNMLTLDRTELHRNHSTFIAEAVFAVEMVKADKQLEKQKMAKQLLDTLFPLEAGSHEDAVSYEIDYRHVQVYFKNGEHTGLKRAKHFVAFTGDKSKPSAILFRDESGTHVEVTIGARKGTGYLELVDIQDIQLETCTTFGQTEASRSSGIRHWVSLVKGDESGRPNASSEDKEFTAKNGEDYNLGFCFAI, from the coding sequence ATGAATATGCTGACACTAGACAGAACAGAACTTCACAGAAACCATTCAACATTTATTGCTGAAGCTGTCTTTGCCGTAGAAATGGTGAAAGCAGATAAGCAGCTCGAAAAACAAAAAATGGCGAAACAGTTGCTTGATACTCTATTTCCTCTAGAGGCTGGTTCACACGAAGACGCAGTGAGCTATGAGATTGACTACCGACATGTTCAGGTTTACTTCAAAAATGGCGAACATACTGGCCTAAAACGAGCGAAGCACTTTGTTGCTTTCACCGGCGATAAGTCTAAGCCTTCAGCAATCCTATTTCGTGATGAAAGCGGTACACACGTTGAAGTGACAATCGGTGCTCGTAAAGGCACTGGCTACTTAGAATTGGTTGATATTCAAGATATCCAGTTAGAGACATGCACCACGTTTGGCCAAACTGAGGCGAGCCGTTCTTCTGGCATCCGTCACTGGGTGAGCTTAGTGAAAGGCGATGAAAGCGGTCGACCGAACGCTTCAAGTGAAGATAAAGAGTTCACGGCAAAAAATGGCGAAGACTATAACCTAGGTTTTTGCTTCGCGATCTAA
- a CDS encoding BCCT family transporter has translation MSFKSKKYSIDSTDYQVGQDNVSKWGMDVHNTVFVASVGLSLLFIITLLALPPADAKAAIDSIKGAVLSKFDFLFMWGANIMLAFAVVLAFSPLGKIRLGGEDATADYSMSSWIAMLFAAGMGIGLIFWGVAEPTAFFTNWFGTPLGAEPFTEAGRELALGATLFHWGFHAWAIYGMTALCLAYFVYNKGLPLSMRSVFYPILGERVWGKTGDVIDVLTVLVTLFGLATSLGLGGTQAASGISHVFGLENNIYLQQSIIVLIMGLAIISVMRGMDGGVKFLSNLNMVIAFVFLGLIAVLNFTTVLDSVATAVTGYVNNIVALSQSSGREDTTWLHGWTVFYWAWWVAYAPFFGMFVARISKGRTVREFLLCVLIIPTLVTSAWMAIFGGVAIEQVINHVGQLGLDQGITDVSLSLFYMLDAYSFGSILSVLAVALIIVFFVTTLDSGSIVIDGMTAGGKLEVPVKQKVVWAVISGAIAMVMLWIGGTQSIQALQSITIIAALPFTIILLIGCFSLLKGLLTEVDKGQENVSETAK, from the coding sequence ATGAGTTTTAAATCAAAAAAATACAGTATTGATTCTACTGACTATCAAGTTGGTCAAGACAACGTCAGTAAATGGGGCATGGATGTCCATAACACAGTTTTCGTAGCCTCAGTAGGCTTATCTCTTCTCTTCATCATCACTCTTCTTGCTCTTCCTCCTGCAGATGCTAAAGCTGCTATTGATTCTATTAAGGGTGCTGTTTTATCAAAGTTTGACTTCCTCTTTATGTGGGGAGCTAACATCATGCTAGCGTTTGCCGTTGTTCTCGCGTTTTCACCTTTGGGTAAAATTCGTCTAGGTGGCGAAGACGCGACGGCGGATTACTCCATGTCATCTTGGATAGCAATGCTATTCGCAGCGGGTATGGGTATAGGACTTATTTTTTGGGGTGTTGCAGAGCCAACCGCGTTCTTCACGAACTGGTTCGGAACGCCACTCGGTGCAGAACCTTTTACAGAAGCAGGCCGTGAACTGGCACTCGGTGCGACACTGTTCCACTGGGGTTTTCATGCATGGGCTATCTATGGCATGACGGCGCTTTGTCTAGCGTACTTTGTTTACAACAAAGGCTTACCGCTATCAATGCGTTCTGTGTTTTACCCAATACTGGGTGAACGAGTTTGGGGTAAAACCGGTGATGTGATCGACGTACTAACGGTACTGGTTACTCTGTTTGGCCTTGCGACTTCATTAGGCCTAGGTGGTACGCAGGCAGCAAGTGGTATTAGCCACGTGTTTGGCTTGGAAAACAACATCTATCTTCAGCAATCTATTATCGTTTTGATTATGGGCTTGGCGATCATCTCTGTTATGCGTGGCATGGACGGTGGTGTTAAGTTCCTAAGTAACCTGAACATGGTTATTGCGTTCGTATTCCTTGGTCTTATCGCTGTTCTGAACTTCACAACCGTGCTTGATTCTGTGGCAACAGCGGTGACGGGTTATGTGAATAACATCGTAGCGTTGAGCCAAAGCTCTGGTCGTGAAGACACAACATGGCTGCATGGCTGGACTGTGTTCTACTGGGCATGGTGGGTTGCGTATGCACCATTCTTCGGTATGTTCGTAGCGCGTATTTCTAAGGGCCGTACGGTTCGTGAGTTCCTACTTTGCGTACTGATTATCCCAACATTGGTAACGTCGGCTTGGATGGCTATCTTCGGTGGCGTGGCTATCGAGCAGGTGATTAATCATGTAGGGCAACTTGGCCTTGACCAAGGCATTACAGACGTATCTCTAAGCTTGTTCTACATGCTAGATGCTTACTCGTTCGGTAGTATTCTGTCGGTTCTCGCAGTCGCGCTGATCATCGTGTTCTTCGTTACAACGCTAGACTCAGGCTCTATCGTTATCGATGGCATGACAGCGGGTGGTAAGCTTGAAGTTCCTGTTAAACAGAAAGTGGTTTGGGCGGTTATCTCAGGTGCTATTGCAATGGTGATGCTGTGGATTGGTGGTACTCAATCTATCCAAGCTCTGCAATCGATCACGATCATTGCTGCATTGCCGTTTACGATCATTCTTCTGATTGGTTGTTTCAGCTTGTTGAAAGGTCTACTGACTGAAGTAGATAAAGGACAAGAAAACGTTAGCGAAACCGCTAAATAA
- a CDS encoding M14 family metallopeptidase yields the protein MESTYTYPIGKPGKKWQQAERQAWFAQRTVKREYQQEVVPKIQALADRFDIEQYGALSYDEARFPLFAIKSKNWDASKPTILVTGGVHGYETSGVHGAIKFAATQAEQYSAHFNIVVAPCVSPWGYEVINRWNPNAVDPNRSFYDGTPAEESENLRALVASLPEVLVHVDLHETTDSDETEFRPALAARDGIEYIEGMIPDGFYTVGDTENPQPEFQAAVIASVKKVTHIAPADADGKIIGSDVTQHGVINYPMKKLGLCGGVADCKYGTTTEVYPDSDKVTDEECNDAQVAAVVGALDYVIQHELNA from the coding sequence ATGGAAAGTACTTACACCTACCCGATTGGTAAACCTGGAAAAAAATGGCAACAAGCAGAACGTCAAGCATGGTTCGCTCAAAGAACCGTTAAGCGTGAATACCAGCAAGAAGTCGTGCCAAAAATCCAAGCATTGGCAGACCGCTTTGACATCGAGCAATACGGCGCACTGAGCTACGATGAAGCTCGCTTCCCTCTTTTTGCAATAAAAAGCAAAAACTGGGACGCATCAAAACCGACGATCCTTGTAACGGGTGGTGTTCACGGTTACGAAACCAGTGGTGTGCATGGCGCGATCAAATTCGCCGCAACTCAAGCAGAACAATACTCAGCGCACTTCAACATTGTTGTTGCACCTTGTGTGAGCCCTTGGGGTTATGAAGTGATCAACCGTTGGAACCCAAATGCTGTCGATCCAAACCGCTCTTTCTACGACGGTACGCCAGCAGAAGAATCAGAAAACCTACGAGCTTTAGTGGCCTCTTTGCCAGAAGTATTGGTTCACGTTGACCTGCACGAGACGACGGATTCTGATGAAACAGAATTCCGACCAGCACTCGCAGCGCGTGATGGTATTGAGTACATCGAAGGTATGATCCCAGACGGTTTCTACACAGTTGGTGATACTGAAAATCCACAGCCTGAGTTCCAAGCCGCGGTAATTGCTTCAGTCAAAAAAGTAACCCACATTGCACCAGCAGATGCAGACGGCAAGATCATTGGTTCAGACGTCACTCAACACGGCGTGATCAACTACCCTATGAAGAAGCTAGGCTTGTGTGGTGGTGTGGCTGATTGTAAGTACGGCACAACCACTGAGGTTTACCCGGACAGCGACAAAGTGACAGACGAAGAGTGTAATGACGCTCAAGTTGCTGCTGTAGTCGGTGCTTTGGATTACGTAATTCAACATGAATTGAACGCGTAA
- a CDS encoding GGDEF domain-containing protein: MNLGLDIRTLCLIMVFLSGTYCIGLIIKQQNQTRVLGMRSFICSILLFMAGFSLLSFGPHISPWLSKITANITIATGFALMVFSLTQLRQSPTIYTKIVLAVLPIVMVALIYFTFFETSTNARVVTMSLYITLCTIASMLVINTGTMADVRAALYLLIAVFAVHSLFMVFRVWVTLKEQTIEDFLQASDIHQLAIIMNAILLSTLGFTYNWLLNARIMQSLYSSSMKDSLTNLYNRRAMNDMLKREWMRSARHQHPLSVIILDLDHFKQVNDQYGHQIGDCVLKRMGRVLLDNLRAADVPFRFGGEEFLIMLPDTNINDAYKVAEKLRLIVEESKFWRQQSNHLTASFGISQLRSEDKMTDMIKRADEALYYAKEHGRNTVCHSENVQGATKTGCLSSFVS, encoded by the coding sequence ATGAATCTAGGCTTAGATATACGCACTCTGTGTTTAATTATGGTGTTCTTGTCTGGTACATATTGTATTGGTCTGATAATTAAACAACAAAATCAAACACGTGTTCTGGGAATGCGCAGCTTTATTTGTTCCATACTTTTATTCATGGCGGGCTTCTCTTTGCTGAGTTTTGGTCCTCATATCTCACCATGGCTTTCAAAAATCACTGCCAATATAACAATCGCTACAGGTTTCGCATTGATGGTATTTAGTCTTACTCAATTAAGGCAGTCCCCTACCATTTACACAAAAATCGTGTTGGCTGTATTACCCATCGTTATGGTTGCCTTGATTTACTTCACCTTTTTTGAAACTTCAACCAATGCGCGTGTCGTGACAATGAGCCTCTACATCACTCTATGTACGATAGCTAGCATGTTAGTCATCAACACAGGGACTATGGCCGATGTCAGAGCGGCACTGTATCTATTAATCGCCGTATTTGCCGTCCACTCACTTTTCATGGTGTTTAGAGTTTGGGTGACACTCAAAGAGCAGACTATTGAGGATTTCTTACAAGCCAGTGACATTCACCAACTGGCTATTATCATGAACGCAATCTTACTGAGCACACTAGGCTTTACGTACAACTGGCTTCTCAATGCGAGGATCATGCAGTCTCTCTATAGTTCTTCAATGAAAGACAGTTTGACAAACCTTTATAATCGTCGAGCAATGAATGACATGCTGAAACGAGAATGGATGCGCAGCGCAAGGCATCAACACCCTCTATCAGTGATAATTCTCGACCTCGACCATTTCAAGCAAGTAAATGATCAATATGGCCACCAAATTGGTGATTGTGTATTGAAAAGAATGGGACGCGTTCTGCTCGATAATCTACGAGCAGCCGACGTCCCTTTCCGATTTGGAGGTGAAGAGTTTTTAATTATGCTGCCTGACACCAATATTAATGATGCATACAAAGTAGCTGAGAAACTAAGATTGATTGTTGAAGAAAGCAAATTTTGGCGACAGCAAAGTAATCATTTAACGGCAAGTTTTGGGATTTCTCAACTTCGTTCAGAAGATAAAATGACAGATATGATTAAGCGTGCGGATGAAGCCTTATACTATGCGAAGGAGCATGGTCGGAATACGGTTTGTCATTCAGAAAACGTTCAAGGCGCAACCAAAACCGGTTGCCTGTCTTCCTTCGTTTCGTAA
- the pyrC gene encoding dihydroorotase — MTQLTITRPDDWHVHLRDGEVLKDTVRDISRYNGRALIMPNTIPPVTDTEMALAYRERIMAEQPSEQFQPLMALYLTDNTTPDEIRKAKESGAVVAAKLYPAGATTNSDSGVTSAQKIYHVLEAMQEVDMLLLVHGEVTAHDVDIFDREKEFLDTVLAPIVNDFPNLKIVLEHITTADAATFVKNANDNVAATITAHHLLYNRNHMLVGGIKPHFYCLPILKRNTHQLALIEAATSGSKKFFLGTDSAPHAKGAKESACGCAGSYTAHAAVELYTEVFELEGKLENLEAFASHNGPDFYGMPRNSDTITLVKEEWNVAETMPFGSDIVVPIRGGETIAWSVK, encoded by the coding sequence ATGACACAACTTACGATTACTCGTCCTGACGACTGGCACGTTCATCTACGCGATGGCGAAGTATTAAAAGATACAGTGCGCGATATCAGCCGCTACAATGGTCGAGCGTTAATCATGCCAAACACCATCCCACCGGTAACCGATACCGAAATGGCTTTAGCTTACCGTGAACGCATCATGGCAGAGCAGCCAAGCGAGCAATTCCAGCCTCTAATGGCACTCTACCTGACAGACAACACCACTCCTGATGAAATTCGCAAAGCGAAAGAGTCTGGTGCCGTAGTCGCTGCAAAGCTTTACCCTGCAGGCGCAACGACTAACTCAGATTCAGGTGTAACGTCAGCGCAAAAGATTTACCACGTGTTAGAAGCCATGCAAGAAGTGGATATGTTGTTACTGGTTCACGGTGAAGTAACGGCTCACGATGTTGATATCTTTGACCGTGAAAAAGAGTTCCTAGACACAGTTCTAGCACCGATTGTGAACGACTTCCCTAACCTGAAGATTGTTCTTGAGCACATCACGACTGCAGACGCAGCGACTTTCGTTAAGAACGCTAACGACAACGTAGCGGCAACCATCACCGCTCACCACCTGCTTTACAACCGCAACCACATGTTGGTTGGCGGCATTAAGCCACACTTCTACTGCCTTCCTATTCTGAAGCGCAACACTCACCAATTAGCGCTTATCGAAGCTGCAACAAGCGGCAGCAAGAAGTTCTTCTTGGGTACAGACTCTGCACCACACGCAAAAGGCGCAAAAGAGTCAGCATGTGGTTGTGCGGGTTCATACACTGCGCACGCAGCAGTAGAGCTTTACACTGAAGTGTTTGAACTAGAGGGTAAGCTTGAAAACCTAGAAGCGTTCGCGAGCCACAACGGCCCAGACTTCTACGGCATGCCACGTAACTCAGACACCATCACTCTCGTTAAAGAAGAGTGGAACGTTGCTGAAACCATGCCTTTCGGTTCAGACATCGTTGTGCCAATCCGTGGCGGCGAGACGATTGCTTGGTCTGTTAAATAG
- a CDS encoding YqaE/Pmp3 family membrane protein — MNKLVIIILCVLLPPVGVFFARGAGKDLLINIILTFFFWVPGMIHGLWVATR; from the coding sequence ATGAACAAACTCGTCATTATCATCTTGTGTGTACTACTTCCGCCTGTTGGCGTGTTCTTCGCTCGTGGCGCAGGTAAAGACCTATTGATTAACATCATCCTGACTTTCTTCTTCTGGGTGCCAGGAATGATTCACGGACTCTGGGTGGCGACTCGTTAA
- a CDS encoding hybrid-cluster NAD(P)-dependent oxidoreductase — translation MSQLPSDQKASQQVPSLSQINVFPVKSVGGIALSSAWVEKQGLTFDRRFMLALADGSMVTARKFPKMVKVSSSLQPDGLIFTYEGKETLRLKYASFKMQEAPATVWKDSFTAYTTCDEADDWFSDVLGVRVELLFSGEQSNRVREKLGHNVSFADGYPMLVISQASLDELNRRSPETHSMDQFRTNFVVSNTEPFAEDSWKRIRIGEVEFESVKPCERCILTTVDVERGEFRSTKEPLNTFSTFRANERGGVFFGQNLVAKNEGLVKAGDVVEVLETKEKEHYEDTWVESLHLTCVEREEIARDFTTFWLEPAKENHSLPSYQPGQHLPIEMVIDGETISRRYTLSSSPSRAGRLAISVKRVDDGQISNWLNDHFQVGDTLVAQNPDGAFYLEANPTHPLLLLSAGSGITPMLSMLRYLADHGQIDDVVFYHQCSSEEDIPYQAEIDKIANEHKGLRVIYSLSQPTKEWDGLSGRLSVSHIAKIEALHKRQAFVCGPDGFMDNAKKLLIQMGLNPQHYHQEAFGVAQSTEETVKQLQLSVNGYLFEGNNQSTLLEQAESAGVSIASSCRAGFCGACKVTLESGQVHQPDVPALQEHERNMGQILACCSVPQTDIEVVD, via the coding sequence ATGTCGCAGCTACCGTCAGATCAAAAGGCTTCACAGCAAGTGCCTTCTCTATCTCAAATCAATGTATTTCCGGTTAAGTCAGTGGGCGGGATTGCGCTCTCTTCTGCTTGGGTCGAAAAACAAGGCCTTACTTTCGACAGACGCTTTATGTTGGCGTTGGCTGATGGCTCAATGGTGACGGCACGTAAGTTCCCTAAAATGGTTAAGGTATCTTCTAGCTTGCAACCAGATGGTTTGATCTTCACTTATGAAGGTAAAGAAACGCTGCGCCTAAAGTATGCTAGCTTCAAGATGCAAGAAGCACCAGCAACGGTGTGGAAAGACAGCTTCACGGCATACACGACATGTGATGAAGCCGATGATTGGTTCAGTGATGTGTTGGGCGTGCGCGTTGAGCTACTGTTTTCTGGCGAGCAATCGAATCGTGTTCGTGAAAAGCTCGGTCATAATGTGAGCTTTGCCGACGGTTACCCAATGTTAGTGATCAGCCAAGCCTCTCTTGATGAACTCAATCGCCGCAGCCCTGAAACCCATTCAATGGATCAGTTCCGCACCAACTTTGTTGTTTCCAACACAGAACCTTTTGCTGAAGATAGCTGGAAGCGTATCCGTATCGGCGAGGTTGAGTTCGAATCGGTGAAGCCTTGTGAGCGTTGTATCCTAACTACGGTTGATGTTGAGCGTGGCGAATTTAGATCAACAAAAGAGCCGCTTAATACCTTCTCTACATTCCGAGCCAATGAGCGCGGTGGTGTTTTCTTTGGTCAGAATCTTGTGGCCAAAAATGAAGGTTTAGTCAAAGCCGGTGATGTCGTTGAAGTACTCGAAACCAAAGAGAAAGAGCACTATGAAGACACTTGGGTTGAGTCGTTACATTTAACCTGTGTTGAACGTGAAGAGATCGCTCGTGACTTTACAACTTTTTGGTTAGAACCTGCGAAAGAGAACCACTCACTACCAAGTTACCAGCCTGGGCAACATCTGCCGATTGAGATGGTGATTGATGGCGAGACGATTTCGCGTCGTTACACGTTATCTTCTAGCCCATCACGAGCGGGTCGTTTGGCGATTTCAGTGAAGCGAGTGGATGATGGTCAAATATCTAACTGGCTCAATGATCATTTCCAAGTGGGCGATACTCTAGTCGCTCAAAACCCAGATGGTGCGTTCTACTTAGAAGCAAACCCAACCCATCCGTTACTGCTTTTGTCTGCAGGCAGCGGTATTACCCCAATGTTGTCGATGCTTCGCTACTTAGCCGACCATGGTCAAATCGATGATGTGGTTTTCTATCATCAATGCAGTAGCGAAGAGGATATTCCTTATCAAGCTGAGATTGATAAGATTGCCAACGAACATAAAGGGTTACGAGTGATTTATTCGTTAAGCCAACCAACTAAAGAATGGGATGGTTTATCTGGTCGTTTGAGCGTGTCACATATTGCTAAAATTGAAGCACTACACAAGCGTCAAGCGTTTGTGTGTGGCCCTGATGGCTTTATGGATAATGCAAAGAAACTACTGATTCAAATGGGGCTTAATCCTCAGCATTACCACCAAGAAGCATTTGGCGTGGCTCAATCAACTGAAGAAACAGTGAAGCAACTGCAGTTGAGTGTTAATGGTTACTTGTTCGAAGGTAATAACCAATCCACTTTGCTAGAGCAAGCGGAGTCCGCGGGGGTATCTATTGCTTCAAGTTGTCGTGCGGGTTTCTGTGGAGCGTGTAAAGTGACCCTTGAGTCAGGGCAAGTTCATCAACCTGATGTCCCTGCATTGCAAGAGCATGAACGCAATATGGGTCAGATACTGGCGTGTTGCAGTGTGCCTCAAACTGATATCGAAGTTGTTGATTAA
- the nadE gene encoding ammonia-dependent NAD(+) synthetase, translating into MEQLIRDEMRVLPSIDPHFEVTRRVDFIKTKLQQSGCKSLILGISGGVDSTTCGRLAQMAVNSLNESAGSDNYQFIAVRLPYGEQKDEDEAQLALSFIQPSQSVSVNIKAGVDGLHAASHVALEGTGLLPTDSAKIDFVKGNVKARARMIAQYEIAGYVGGLVIGTDHSAENITGFYTKHGDGACDLAPLFGLNKRQVRELAATLGAPEQLVKKVPTADLEELDPQKADEAALNLSYDQIDDFLEGKAVSQDVSDRLVSIYKATQHKRQPIPTIYD; encoded by the coding sequence ATGGAACAGTTAATTCGTGACGAAATGCGCGTACTACCTTCAATTGACCCTCACTTCGAAGTGACTCGCCGTGTGGACTTTATCAAAACTAAACTTCAGCAGTCAGGCTGCAAGTCTCTGATCCTTGGTATCAGTGGCGGTGTAGACTCAACGACCTGTGGCCGTTTAGCACAAATGGCAGTTAATAGCCTGAATGAAAGCGCTGGTAGCGACAACTACCAATTCATCGCCGTTCGCCTGCCTTATGGTGAGCAAAAAGATGAAGATGAAGCACAGCTTGCTCTGTCTTTCATTCAGCCTTCTCAATCCGTTTCTGTAAACATTAAAGCCGGTGTTGATGGGCTCCACGCAGCATCTCACGTAGCTCTAGAAGGCACGGGATTGCTACCAACAGATTCTGCAAAAATCGACTTTGTGAAAGGGAATGTAAAAGCACGTGCTCGTATGATCGCGCAATACGAGATCGCAGGTTACGTTGGCGGCCTCGTCATCGGTACTGACCACTCAGCGGAAAACATTACAGGCTTCTACACCAAGCACGGTGACGGCGCATGTGATTTAGCACCTTTGTTTGGTTTGAACAAACGCCAAGTTCGTGAGCTTGCAGCAACGCTAGGCGCTCCAGAGCAACTTGTTAAGAAAGTACCAACCGCTGATCTAGAAGAGCTTGACCCTCAGAAAGCCGATGAAGCAGCATTGAATCTTTCTTACGATCAAATCGATGATTTCCTTGAAGGCAAAGCCGTTTCTCAAGACGTATCAGATCGCTTAGTAAGCATCTACAAAGCAACACAGCACAAGCGTCAGCCTATCCCAACGATTTACGATTAA
- a CDS encoding nicotinate-nicotinamide nucleotide adenylyltransferase gives MEKIAIFGSAFNPPSLGHKSVIDSLAHFDRILLVPSIAHAWGKEMLDFDTRCQLVNAFISDLSLDQVELSLIEKSLFTPGESVTTYAVLSELQKLHSDAELTFVIGPDNFFKFSSFYKSDEITERWSVMACPEKVKIRSTDIRLALQNGSNVAKLSTKSVTKILQDSGLYTIM, from the coding sequence ATGGAAAAAATAGCTATTTTCGGTAGTGCGTTTAATCCGCCGAGCTTAGGGCACAAAAGTGTGATTGATTCGTTGGCTCACTTTGACAGAATTCTACTTGTTCCAAGTATTGCCCATGCTTGGGGAAAAGAGATGCTAGACTTTGATACGAGATGTCAGTTAGTTAACGCATTTATTAGCGATCTTTCACTGGATCAAGTTGAGCTTTCTTTGATCGAAAAAAGTTTATTTACTCCAGGTGAAAGCGTGACGACTTACGCGGTGCTCAGTGAACTTCAGAAGTTACATAGTGACGCCGAACTGACGTTTGTTATTGGCCCTGATAATTTCTTCAAATTCTCATCTTTCTATAAATCCGATGAGATAACAGAGCGCTGGTCTGTGATGGCTTGCCCTGAAAAAGTGAAGATTCGTAGCACCGATATCCGTCTTGCTTTGCAAAATGGGAGCAATGTGGCGAAATTGAGTACAAAGTCAGTTACAAAGATATTGCAAGATAGTGGACTGTATACAATAATGTAG
- a CDS encoding 1-acyl-sn-glycerol-3-phosphate acyltransferase, giving the protein MTSPTDPYVDIRPYGDDEIPAALNRLINDEEFISAILHYRFSNHASWFKALMSPILRVYLKMKWSKLTSVESIQIEVKKYLRDTLAKTTNGVTYTGVESLDANQAYLFISNHRDIAMDPALVNYALHHNNHQTCRIAIGDNLLKKPCATELMRLNKSFIVKRSLKGPREMMKALGQLSSYIKHSLETGNSIWIAQKEGRAKDGNDFTEPAILKMFHVEGRKQKIAFPEYVKSLKIVPVSISYENDPCDIAKAIELFEKDVNGSYEKGEFEDIESIIQGIIGNKGRVHVGFGQVIDQDFDTPEALAQEIDRQIHDNYKLFPVNLLAAEKEDESITAAVKQEFEDKLSGLPQGARQYLIDSYANPVKNIG; this is encoded by the coding sequence ATGACCTCTCCGACCGATCCATATGTTGATATTCGTCCTTATGGCGATGATGAAATTCCAGCGGCACTAAACCGTCTTATTAATGATGAAGAATTTATCAGTGCGATTCTGCACTATCGTTTTTCAAACCATGCGTCTTGGTTTAAAGCATTAATGAGCCCGATCTTGCGCGTTTACTTGAAAATGAAATGGAGCAAGCTGACCAGCGTTGAATCCATTCAGATTGAAGTTAAGAAATACTTGCGAGATACATTAGCGAAAACCACCAATGGTGTGACATACACAGGTGTAGAGTCTCTTGATGCTAACCAAGCTTACCTGTTTATTTCAAATCACCGTGATATTGCTATGGATCCAGCATTAGTTAATTACGCATTGCATCACAACAATCATCAAACTTGCCGAATTGCAATTGGTGACAACTTGTTGAAGAAACCATGTGCGACTGAACTGATGCGCCTTAATAAGAGCTTTATTGTAAAGCGTTCTTTGAAAGGGCCGCGTGAGATGATGAAAGCACTAGGGCAGTTGTCTTCGTACATCAAGCATTCTTTGGAAACGGGCAATTCTATCTGGATCGCTCAAAAAGAAGGCCGTGCAAAAGACGGCAATGATTTTACTGAGCCAGCAATCTTGAAAATGTTCCACGTTGAAGGTCGTAAGCAAAAAATCGCATTCCCTGAATACGTGAAGTCGTTGAAGATCGTTCCTGTGTCTATTTCTTACGAAAACGATCCATGTGACATCGCGAAAGCGATCGAGCTTTTTGAAAAAGACGTAAACGGCAGTTACGAAAAGGGTGAATTTGAAGATATCGAAAGTATCATTCAAGGTATCATCGGCAATAAAGGACGTGTTCATGTTGGTTTCGGTCAGGTTATCGACCAAGATTTTGATACGCCTGAAGCGCTTGCTCAAGAGATCGACCGCCAGATCCACGACAACTACAAACTGTTTCCAGTAAACTTGCTGGCAGCGGAAAAAGAAGACGAGTCGATTACAGCAGCGGTTAAGCAGGAGTTTGAAGATAAACTATCTGGCTTGCCACAAGGTGCTCGTCAGTACTTAATCGACAGCTATGCGAATCCAGTGAAGAACATTGGTTAA
- a CDS encoding DUF1496 domain-containing protein — translation MKGKFSVRIKHQILKCVVILTSAFCSISVSANKIISTPAKTAVVVTQSTSQQRVCYYNDKAYSVGAIVEVSGVVIKCAAENDFETNGALGWVEIIKKDE, via the coding sequence ATGAAAGGTAAATTTTCGGTTCGAATAAAGCATCAAATTCTAAAATGCGTTGTGATTCTGACCTCTGCGTTTTGTTCAATATCAGTAAGTGCTAATAAAATAATATCAACGCCTGCAAAAACGGCAGTGGTTGTCACTCAGAGTACTTCACAGCAACGAGTTTGTTATTACAATGATAAGGCATATAGTGTTGGTGCTATCGTTGAGGTCTCCGGTGTTGTGATTAAATGTGCGGCTGAAAATGACTTTGAGACCAATGGTGCTCTAGGTTGGGTTGAAATAATAAAAAAAGACGAGTAA
- a CDS encoding YfcZ/YiiS family protein yields the protein MSQDIGNNDVCEACGCAGEIGFIIKEGDEVAEVTVYGNSKALIETELAKYVELAKQVSSNVEFEASEMTEDSTELHARFKFEVSAEKIIFELKTRSLAR from the coding sequence ATGAGCCAAGATATTGGTAACAACGATGTATGTGAGGCTTGCGGTTGCGCAGGTGAAATTGGCTTCATCATTAAAGAAGGCGACGAGGTTGCTGAGGTAACGGTTTACGGCAACTCTAAAGCCCTTATTGAAACTGAATTAGCTAAGTACGTTGAGTTAGCAAAGCAAGTGTCTAGCAATGTTGAATTTGAAGCATCAGAGATGACTGAAGACAGCACAGAATTGCACGCACGCTTTAAATTTGAAGTAAGCGCTGAGAAAATTATTTTCGAACTTAAGACTCGCTCTCTAGCGCGTTAA